One segment of Alnus glutinosa chromosome 2, dhAlnGlut1.1, whole genome shotgun sequence DNA contains the following:
- the LOC133860278 gene encoding F-box/kelch-repeat protein At3g06240-like: protein MSDRLPNGVITDILSRLPVKSLIRFRCVSKEWCSLISSPHFIATHLNRSLSNSQHQPYLFVCHDYTMHTVLLYPSDPQVEHNGDFFANPSDRIELYDPSNDEYSLDLVGSANGLLCLANMIFNDASGLCVLWNPSIQKAISVPNPNIPILGSLNQSVGFGYEPMTDDYKLVRLVYPRGTDKIPFNNVPPLVEIYTRRTGIWRSITAPGPPYLMNMCSSSVYVNGALHWPANTPRCKGAFRNVIVWFNMKDEAFGEVGMPESLQGLKDLNVSVALVDGLLALVPRSMFGNEDSHAVWVMKEYGAEESWSKLFDVRIRGFERVIGFTKSGEVLVQKAQSLFSFGPGSRGYVDLPIRGPVLEIYLDTYVESLVLLNAADRVPR from the coding sequence ATGTCAGACCGGCTCCCAAACGGGGTTATCACCGACATCCTCTCACGACTGCCGGTGAAGTCGCTGATCAGATTCAGGTGCGTTTCAAAGGAATGGTGCTCTCTTATCTCCAGCCCCCACTTCATCGCCACCCACCTCAATCGCTCTCTTTCCAACTCCCAGCACCAGCCATACCTTTTTGTCTGCCATGACTACACCATGCACACCGTCCTGCTGTATCCATCAGATCCACAAGTAGAACACAATGGGGATTTCTTTGCAAACCCATCAGATCGCATAGAATTGTATGATCCATCCAACGATGAATATTCATTGGACTTAGTTGGTTCAGCTAATGGCCTACTTTGTCTAGCCAATATGATTTTCAATGACGCGAGCGGGTTATGCGTTCTCTGGAACCCTTCTATTCAAAAAGCCATATCCGTTCCGAATCCTAATATTCCAATTCTCGGTTCGTTGAACCAATCTGTTGGCTTTGGGTATGAGCCCATGACCGATGATTACAAATTGGTGAGGCTCGTGTATCCCCGAGGCACTGATAAGATTCCTTTCAACAATGTTCCACCTCTGGTTGAGATCTATACACGTCGAACCGGCATATGGCGCTCTATTACGGCCCCCGGTCCTCCCTACCTTATGAACATGTGCTCCTCATCGGTTTACGTGAATGGGGCACTCCACTGGCCCGCAAATACTCCACGGTGCAAGGGCGCCTTCCGCAATGTGATTGTGTGGTTTAATATGAAGGATGAGGCCTTTGGTGAAGTGGGTATGCCTGAGAGTTTACAAGGGCTGAAAGACTTGAACGTCAGTGTGGCGCTAGTTGATGGCTTGCTTGCGCTTGTCCCTCGTAGCATGTTTGGAAACGAGGATTCTCATGCGGTATGGGTGATGAAAGAGTACGGAGCAGAGGAATCTTGGAGTAAGCTGTTTGATGTTCGCATTCGGGGATTTGAGAGGGTGATAGGCTTTACAAAGAGTGGTGAAGTTCTAGTGCAAAAGGCTCAAAGCTTGTTTTCTTTCGGACCAGGTAGCCGAGGATATGTGGATCTTCCCATTCGTGGCCCAGTATTGGAGATTTATTTGGATACTTATGTGGAGAGCCTTGTTCTTCTGAATGCAGCTGACCGAGTTCCAAGGTGA